From a region of the Kwoniella mangroviensis CBS 8507 chromosome 1 map unlocalized Ctg01, whole genome shotgun sequence genome:
- a CDS encoding prefoldin, alpha subunit, translating to MSSLFTAKASTQPERAQIYSAHLQSTLLPELEVTRHALITVEHDISEYDDLLKRLDQLEKADDRGIETLSELGAGVWVQTRVSDTKTVTLDLGLDLHMDMPLPDAREYVIKKIDVLKKKRDSLSKKEEFLVWQVGQFHGALSQSGENPISGI from the exons ATGAGTTCCCTATTCACAGCCAAAGCCTCAACTCAACCAGAGAGGGCGCAAATATACTCTGCGCATCTGCAGAGCACACTATTACCGGAACTCGAGGTGACCAGACATGCTTTGATTACTGTTGAACACGACATATCCGAATA CGATGATCTTCTGAAGAGACTCGACCAACTCGAAAAAGCTGATGACAGGGGGATAGAAACGCTGAGTGAGCTTGGGGCAGGTGTATGGGTACAAACGAGAGT ATCCGATACCAAGACTGTCACCCTCGACTTAGGTCTAGATTTACATATGGATATGCCGTTGCCTGACGCCAGGGAATATGTAATCAAGAAAATAGATGTGTTGAAGAA AAAACGAGATAGTCTCagcaagaaagaagaattctTGGTATGGCAAGTTGGGCAG TTCCACGGAGCACTCTCTCAGTCTGGTGAAAATCCGATATCAGGAATATAA